The proteins below come from a single Aegilops tauschii subsp. strangulata cultivar AL8/78 chromosome 6, Aet v6.0, whole genome shotgun sequence genomic window:
- the LOC109776148 gene encoding photosynthetic NDH subunit of lumenal location 3, chloroplastic — MDEGMELKGCVCRIKSCAGQLLSMEEDLVTDLDDDSWDLVWRDLRLKATFLYIDLSRVISRSENDERRKALTLLANKFFYCTDELGDAVTSRSVPVVKMCYNDTAQALRELLAALAPPQ; from the exons ATGGATGAAGGGATGGAGCTCAAGGGGTGTGTTTGCCGGATCAAGAGCTGCGCCGGCCAACTTCTGTCGATGGAGGAGGATCTGGTGACTGATCTGGACGATGACTCATGGGACTTGGTCTGGAGGGACCTCCGGCTGAAGGCGACCTTCTTGTACATTGATCTGAGCCGTGTGATCTCCCGAAGTGAGAACGATGAGCGCAGGAAGGCGCTCACCCTTCTCGCCAACAAATTCTTCTACTGCACGGATGAG CTGGGCGATGCGGTGACGAGCCGAAGCGTCCCCGTCGTGAAGATGTGCTACAATGACACCGCTCAGGCTCTCCGTGAGTTGCTCGCGGCCCTTGCGCCGCCGCAGTAG